catcatcgtgcgggttttttgcgcactgacgcgcgtaggtgcgtttagtagattcacgcacggcggctctcatagagatccattttcaaatatacacgtcacgcccattcaaaaccacgcgcggcactgcgggattcagtgtgccataccttgcgtctcaccccgcacctacgcgcgggggtgcatgtttctccgcgtgtatgcgcgtgatccgcatgaacgcgcgtggatgcattttcagtgtgttggactatgcgtgttttccatacaaacggagatatttacaagcaacagaaaaaacgcatccacgcgctacgctgcatcatgcggagcagtgtgataatcgccataggtacctactttgctagcctgcgtacctaaaagaattttaaaaccttcaagaaatcaagtaacaaagatataaaagaaaagtctacttgagaacctccctcttctgccggggctgcgggttgttcgaaagagttaccgcggctctggaacataaatggccttcgacggaacacgacggtttttagtcagtaagagtctgacacttcctcaccggtgctaacccacagcgggaagggtcatttgatgatttttaacgtcgatacacaaaaaaaaaactttttttgaagtcggttaaaaatgacaaacggccagtaggtaacacttgttaaaaaaatagggaaagggcggcaaaatcgacaactgccccgggcggcagatatccacgctacgccactggtcgccggcgcgtttttatcctgcagagcagtttgttgtcgtttgtatcgatacaaacgcgcggcaccggcgcgtctgtatcgatacaaacgcgcgtttgcatcgcgtACAAACGCGCATCGacggcgcgtttttatcctgcagagcagtttgttgtcctttgtatcgatgcaaacgcgcgtcaccggcgcgtctgtatcgatacaaacgtgcGTCTGTATATATACAGGTGTGCAAAGGTCTACAGGCTGCGTCTGTCTTGCgtgcgtatcgcgtctgtatcgctacaaacgcgcgtcgacggcgcgtttaaaaaacgtggtgtgcataggccctaagCATTGATTACGGTTCGATTCTGCTcgagtacctatttaaatattcaattgtatttattaaaaacctatttacatagatattcacagaactagtgttttacaaaaataaataaaaaggggggaaaaattaaaacttagtgtcaaaatattcataagcatcgctgtcagcggggatcgtgcccaaaaggttGGCTGCATGGCAATGCactttggccgaagtataggcctgccttttggtcacgagtggactcatcctttttagggttccgtacccaaagggtaaaacgggaccctattgttttcgctcctctgtccgtccgtctttTACCAGGCTcatcatgaaccgtgatagagagctgaaattttcacagatgatgtatttttgttaccgctataacaacaaatattaataaattgaattaaatttaattaaaagaattaaataaatattttggggggctcccatacaacaaagtttatttttttgtccgttttataaataatggtacataaataattgtacggagcccttcgtgcgcgagtccgactcgcacttggccggtttttaaataCTACGCTAcaattttcgttttatttttttctgaacgCAGTCCAAAGACAATTTGTCATGTCGCTAAACGTCAGCTGTCAATGCAAATCGAATTTAGTGGGAAATCTACCAGATGGCACTGTATTACATTTTAAGTTCCGGTCGTGTTGCTTGTCACGTAGTACGGAAGTTCCACAATGCTAATTTCTCaaagaattatttattgacCCTTATTTGGATGGACAGTGAAGGTTGATAGAAATAATTAGATTGgtattaggtatttataaaatctCAGAAACTGCTGTATAGATTTGAAAGATTTCaaatagatagcccatttatctagGTGTGCGGAGTAGTCCCCAACTAAGTGTATATATTGTAGTCTTTGGTCCCCAAGAGATGTGGGTGAAACCATAGGcgggaaataaaaaataagtctaTATACAGCTTATATAAATTGTGGTAGGATAAATAGCTCgcatgaataaaaacaaaataaaaatacttataacatAAGTTTATTTAGAACTTTTTGAAGGATTTCTTGGAGCCCTTGCCCTTCGTGACTTTGAGTACGTTGAAACGGATTGTCTTGGAGAGCGGCCGGCACTCGCCGATGGTCACGATGTCTCCCAGTTCCACGTCCCTGGAACATTTAAATATGGAATGTTCTAGAGAAAAGTTCTTCATGTGTAGATAGAAGTTTCTATAGGTATTCAATCAGAGTTTGGGTAAGCAAACACGTCTTTCGTCAAATGGTTGTTCGGAAGACCGTCGTGTGAGTatcatcattttaattttatgacttatTTCTGAAGTAAGGCTTAATTTGAATAACAGTAGTTATATAAACTCCGCCACGCGCAGACAACTAGAATTAGTTTAGTTCTACGTAGCGACTCAATTTTTTCAGtgacgacaaaaaaaaattgcgatacAGTTCTTGGAATCGAACAGCCGACTGCAACGTACGTACTTGTACccatgtatttacatgaaatcgTTTTGTAACAGGAGCAGCAGCACGTAcagtcgccctcagatatctaacgatttcatgcagtcgctgcacATGCGGTAGACAACTCGCTTCCAAAACGTACCTAATATGACCTAGTTATGAACTGTCCTAAGTAAATTCCGAATTTGCTCACCTGAAGCACGGAGATAAGTGGACAGACATATTCCTGTGACGCTTCTCAAATCTGTTGTACTTAGGCAGGTAGTGCAGGTAGTCACGACGGATGACGATGGTCCTCTGCATCTTCATCTTCTGAACTACTCCGGTGAGGATACGACCACGGATCGACACGTTACCGGTGAAGGGACACTTCTTGTCAATGTATGTGCCTTCAATCGCCTGGAGAGAGAAGTTGTTTTGAGTATTTGGCAGTGGGTGATGATGGGTTAGTGGTGAAGCAAGTTAGTGGTCCATAGCCCAATGGATGATTTATAGTTTGTTTGGTATTGAATCGAAATGTAGCAATAAAATGCTAAACTTAACTGCATTATAAGCGACAAATTCTTTTTCTGAAATTCAATCAAATTAACAGAATTTGCTATTATTGCTACACCCGAAGTTATCAAAGGATTTACATATAACTACCCTTTGCCAGTTACATGAATTGGACATCTTTTAAatcgtaaatatttattgcttgTTTGACTATAATCAGAATATGGGTTAGAACACGTTCTTCGTCATATGGTACGTCAGAAGACCGTCGTGTGGGTATCATCATGTTAAAGTCAGAACAAGACTGAATTTTCTACTCCTGTAGTTTTAAACCTCCACCTTTGAGTTAGCTTAGGTGAATAATATTTCTTTGACATTAGGTATCCATCGAAAATAGATGTAACTTAATTTTTGACTGTTATTGCCACCCCCACAAATTGAATTAACTTGCACCAAATAAAGTGAGATGAAAATATTcctgtcattttttttacataaaatattattaaattcacatattgtagaaaataaatttgacAAAATTCATACTtgtaaatcacatttttttcgAACATATTTCCTGTATAAATTAcatctaattaaatatataagacATTAGTAATGGTTCTTAAATCTATGGTTAACTTGATGACATGGAGAGCAGCATGCATACCGTACCTTCCTGCACCGTTGGACTGAAAGCACCTAGCCAGATAGTTAACACAATGGCTTATCACTTGATGGAATTGGAACAGATCATCTTTGCTATGTGTGAGTGAGTTTGTCCATATTATTGAAAGGTTTAGTATGTGTATGTGACCTAATGAAATTTAATAACTTCcgtgtcccatgagtcatatgcgATACaaactattgtgtctgcatcatggacagtgaagtggttaagaTGTAATTGATTCCATTTTATAACTCGagcctttgtttttatttggctCCTGAATTGGTAAACATCATGTTTTATTAAAGACATTTTCATAAGActttttttaccatttattacaagaaataaagttagatacTACTGTTTTGGGACTTAGGTATAAAGTATCAAAATGATCTGTTCCAATGTATTTTCACTGGACAATTCCAGCCATGCACATGTTAAAGCAAGGTCTGCCTGACCAACATGAACCGCTTTCATGAACAATGGACTCTTTAGAATTTAGTAACAACTTCTTGACTTATGAAACACAATactttacttatattattatactttgAGATAAAAAGGTTGAATATAGCTGTTCTTATCTAAAAAGGATTTGCCCCACTACTGTATTTACACATTAATGTGCATAAATGCAGTAGCAAGGCATATTCTTGAGCTTAGATAAGCTCTACATATTAATGTTAAACTGATgtgcataattttaatgtaatagaAGTTTTAGATCAAAAGTAATATTGTCAAGTCCATTGAGCATAAAACAGACAACGTAGCCACCACCGCTGCAAGCCTGGATCCCATCGACCATAACTAAAAGTACCACACCTCACGCGGAGTCTTAAATCCAAGACCGACATTCTTAGAATGTCTCATGTCTTTCCTCTTCAGTCCTCCCTTCTTGTTGAGGAAGACCGTAGCCTGCTTCTGAAACGCTTTCTCTGTCTACGGAAAAATAAACACGTTAGTTTTCACACATCATGCGTTACCTCGCGAGGTGTTTTGAAACCGAGTCCCACATCTTTGTGGTACCTCAGTGGTTTCCTGCTACGCTTCACACCGATACCCTTTTTACGGTTCAAGAAAACCGTTGGTTGCTTTTGGAATGAACGTTCCGtctgtaattttattaatgcattagttttaaactaataaaaagcTAACTACGGAAAGTGTGAAGGCAAAAGAAGAATAGGAAAggaataaaattgtttactaattaattaactaaaagCAATACTACTAACTACTGCTGTAAAATAAACACACATTATCATAATTTAAGACAATGTTTTGCACTTTAAGGCTTGATTAACTAGAACTCTCGcatttaatactttttatgtGTTGTATGGATGTTTAGTATTAGGCTTCAGACTACCTAGTTGTTATTAAGAATAGCCTGTCCAAGGCCAAATCAATATGGCATCTtctaattatttattgcttgtCTGACAATAATCAGAATATGGGTTAGAACACGTTCTTCGTCACATGGTTGTCAGAAGACCGTCGTGTGGGTATCATCATATTAATGTCAGAACAAGGGAAACAATAAGTACATTGTATTTTGAAGTCGTAAAGTTTATATACGATAAATACcgaatttttttaattgacaacTATTTTTGGAATTCGAGTTATATTCTACGAATATTGTATTATAGGTGATGAAACCGGCATGTATTTTTATCGACAGTTCAAAAGTAAAATTACCTAGCaatattttatctgaagttcagaCGTAAACATAACCTAAAAAATTAtggttattttcattattttaacatttacttGCACATTTGAtgagaaatgtttttattggaGCATAAATACGTACTCCTGATTTAAATtctaaaaaatcattttttaatacCACTCGATGAATGATCTAACCTATCGATTGAACACACTTTCATTTTTTGGAAGTTAACGGGTTTAAATCGGTGGATGGTAAATCTACTGAAGTTAAACATTATTTCGGCATCGAGAACACGTTGAAACTttgatttaaatacattttagcgTACATTATGTCGGAGTTTTCATTGGGAAAGCCGATTCCCACGTGCACTATCTTCAGATCCACATTTTCACATAAAACACTCATTTTACACTTGCAAAACATTATTTGAACGGAACTTTGTCAATATTATAACACTTTTAGAACAAATTCTTGTTGTTATAgcattattttcaattattttagccAGAAAACCAACACGTACCTGATCCGCCATCTTGCTTGACAACGAAAAGAAGGTGATGTTGCCAATTTACAAGGACTGAAAGCTTCTAAGTTTGTTAAGAGAAATGTTGCCAAGTCTATTACCGTTTCATAAAGATTCTGTACGTTATTTCACTCTTGTAAAGTCTTGTCTGATGTAAAAGTCGTTTGTCAGGCTATGTTTTATGTTTCGTAGTGTTTTATGTGCTTGATGAACTTTCTTTTGGTAGGGTTGGTTTCCTCACGAACAGAGGTGCACCTATCTAAATAGAAGTATCTTaggataacaaataaatatacgtgatgtttattttgatcTCGTgtcttaaattattttctaaaaaaggatttaatttttgatttgaGTACTtggaaaatacttttttgacaATATACTAAATGTAGTAGGTTAGTAGACTTAGCAGCATTTATTCTACTATTCATTCGATGTGAAActtattattatgttgttttagattaaatacattttatttgtacttgcttttttttataacaaaaaaaaaggaaataaaaaatatatatttcattaCGAGTTTCAAAAAGGAAATATCCAACACTGAATGAAACCAACTGATTTTCCAAACTTGGCACACAAGTAAACGAAACTGTCAAAAGGCGAATTGTTATGAAAATATTCGCTAATTTACTTTTCGCATTTTCGCCAGTTGTTAACGTTTAactgtttaattttgttatattgcatttttttattttacatttaccGCACATCGGTTTCAAAGTGCATTCAGATGTTCACAAAGTGACTACTATCCGCGAGTGATGTTTTCAGTTCCTTTTTGTTTTGTccagaaatataaaatttctgGTTGATTTGCGATGGAGGAAGTCAGGCAGCTCGTGCAAGAGGAGGGCCGAGAGGCTCGGAACCTCGTTGCATTCCATGTGGCCGTGGACACACCAAGTAAATGCATTTTATTAATTACGCTACATAAGTTGGTATGCTAAACAGACGATATGTTCATGCCCGTGGGCGGTATTATTTGTTTCGAAAAGCTGCGTTGAAGGAGTGCCCGCTAGCTTATAAAGCGCGGTTTAAAACGTAAACATGGGTCTAAATGTCGTCTTTGTGTTTAGAATAATAGGCAGAATGAAAGAATAcctttgtgttttgtttagtttttgggagctttttttcttgttttgatATCCGATTCttattgaaaacaaattaaactgaATTAGAGTTAAACAATGTGTTCAGTATTTGGACTAAGCAATACTTTAACATGTTTAAGAATGGACTTATCCCATTTCCTTGTTGAATCTATTCAATATTGCACTTAAGTGTGTGCTTACTGCAGCCTTGAAGTTAGATTCATGACATACTCAAGGCCTTCCTCAGTATAATGGACCTGTTATTTTTGCACTTAAGTGTAAGAAGTGTTTTACTtcaaataatgtacctaatagTCCAGCTGGTaagaaaaaatcatcaaattcaTTAATGTTTTTGGGTATATGAAGATCTTATACAActatgtaattgtttttttttttttttaatttatttatcatatttacaataaatacaggattatctatttaaaatagCAACCAAAAACCACTAAGGTAAACAAAATTTGCTTGACCATAACTTGCCACAGGGCTAGCGAAAGTAAGTAAGAGATATCAATCGATTACATACCTGTTTCTTTCATCTtgctataaaaaaatgaaataaaaatgctcAAACCAACTCGCaccctaaaaaaaatatcaatcacCAGACATAACAATAATTGTGTTTTACCACACAACAATTATAATTTGCACCAGTTATTTTAACTAACCCAACCTTACAAATATGGTATTACAACTTAGATTTACATACTAATTCTAAGAATAATTGGTGACTAATACAACTTGTTTAGACAGTTGTGACTTACTCTATCAAACCGTGATTAGTCATTTGTTTGAAATTAGAATAACTTAACAGTTTTTCATAAGAATAAATAGCTTTCGTGATTAattacttacagccagtttcttcatcaaatgttaaagccaaagtaaaagtcaaagtaatgtctaaagtaaaagtaacggtcaaattcaatttttctattagttttgctgtcactttagccttgaaaaaacgaatttgaccgttacttttactttagacattactttaactttaacttttgatgaagaaactggccgttaatgctgtacttttagtttagtttttaatatGTTGGTGACTGAAAATAGTTGTAGAACAGGGACTGTGGAAGTTGAATGAATTGTACGATTATAAAGCTGGAGCATAACTTTGAAAGTAATTATTTACTTGTTAAGGTTTTGTACCCAAAGGGAAAACGAGACCCTTTGTGTGTGAGTCTGGCTTGCCGTGGGACGATTTCTTTGTAATGTTATTAATGTATTTGAACCAAATGAGAGACAACTGATGTAGTAGGTTAAACTTATGAGACAAATACACTGAAGTATATACATAGCTCATAAGATTCACATCTGACAGGAGAAATTATATTATAGAAATGAAGTATTAGTAGTAGTTACAGCCATAGAAAATATAGCAATACGTACATTGTTTAATGACGGTAGATAGACTGGTGGAGAAATAGTTTAATGTTTCTTAAGTTGTAGAATCGGGAAAATATGTTAGGAAACCATAAGCCAATATAAACTGATA
This genomic window from Helicoverpa zea isolate HzStark_Cry1AcR chromosome 24, ilHelZeax1.1, whole genome shotgun sequence contains:
- the LOC124642288 gene encoding 40S ribosomal protein S11 isoform X1 → MADQTERSFQKQPTVFLNRKKGIGVKRSRKPLRYHKDVGLGFKTPREAIEGTYIDKKCPFTGNVSIRGRILTGVVQKMKMQRTIVIRRDYLHYLPKYNRFEKRHRNMSVHLSPCFRDVELGDIVTIGECRPLSKTIRFNVLKVTKGKGSKKSFKKF
- the LOC124642288 gene encoding 40S ribosomal protein S11 isoform X2; amino-acid sequence: MADQTEKAFQKQATVFLNKKGGLKRKDMRHSKNVGLGFKTPREAIEGTYIDKKCPFTGNVSIRGRILTGVVQKMKMQRTIVIRRDYLHYLPKYNRFEKRHRNMSVHLSPCFRDVELGDIVTIGECRPLSKTIRFNVLKVTKGKGSKKSFKKF